One Phoenix dactylifera cultivar Barhee BC4 chromosome 8, palm_55x_up_171113_PBpolish2nd_filt_p, whole genome shotgun sequence genomic window carries:
- the LOC103702472 gene encoding uncharacterized protein At4g28440-like: MATVGGRRQQQQEGGAAKPAMRKPVFTKVDQLKPGTGGHTLTVKVISSNTVLQKGRAASAYLRQTRIAECVVGDETGTIVFTARNDQVDLMKAGTTVILRNAKIDMFKGSMRLAVDKWGRVEVSEPATFTVKEDNNLSLVEYELVNVVEE, translated from the exons ATGGCGACGGTGGGGGGgcggcggcagcagcagcaggaaGGAGGGGCGGCGAAGCCGGCGATGAGGAAGCCGGTGTTCACGAAGGTGGACCAGCTGAAGCCCGGGACGGGCGGTCACACGCTCACGGTCAAGGTGATCAGCTCCAACACGGTGCTCCAGAAGGGCCGCGCCGCCTCCGCCTACCTCCGCCAGACACGGATCGCCGAATGCGTCGTCGGCGACGAGACCGGCACCATCGTCTTCACCGCCCGCAACGACCAGG TTGATCTGATGAAAGCTGGCACGACGGTGATCCTGCGGAATGCAAAAATTGATATGTTCAAGGGGTCAATGAGGCTGGCAGTCGACAAGTGGGGTCGTGTTGAGGTTAGCGAACCAGCAACTTTTACAGTAAAGGAGGACAATAATTTATCTTTAGTAGAGTATGAACTGGTGAATGTGGTGGAAGAGTGA
- the LOC103702473 gene encoding protein DEHYDRATION-INDUCED 19-like isoform X2, whose amino-acid sequence MDSDLWISRLAAAKRHYSRQHHQNSQSDRFLLDDFEMEEEVRPDFPCPYCYEDHDITSLCAHLEDEHLFESKIARRRRLRRVAIPNSQALSLLGRDLREAHLQVLFGTGGHCSGSTNASTAVTDSLISSLVLNFPTTEVEEAVKSSVPTAEDTYIKKVTPSQTWKSSFDSSLSYEERERRRKQANARAFFVQDLLLSTLFGD is encoded by the exons ATGGATTCGGATCTCTGGATTTCTCGCCTCGCCGCCGCCAAGAGGCACTACTCGCGCCAGCACCACCAGAACTCCCAATCAG ATCGTTTCTTGCTCGATGATTTTGAGATGGAAGAGGAGGTCCGGCCGGATTTCCCGTGCCCGTACTGCTACGAGGATCACGACATCACGTCTCTGTGTGCCCATTTGGAAGACGAGCATCTTTTTGAGTCCAAAATCGCC AGACGTCGAAGATTACGTAGAGTTGCTATTCCTAACAGCCAGGCACTTTCTTTGCTGGGGAGAGATCTACGAGAGGCTCACTTACAGGTGCTTTTTGGAACTGGGGGCCACTGTTCTGGCAGCACGAATGCATCGACCGCAGTTACTGATTCACTTATTTCTTCGCTTGTTTTGAATTTCCCTACTACTGAAGTAGAGGAAGCTGTAAAATCTTCTGTTCCCACTGCAGAGGATACTTATATCAAAAAAGTTACACCTTCACAAACATGGAAATCAAG TTTCGATTCTTCTCTGAGTTatgaggagagggaaagaaggcGGAAACAGGCAAATGCTAGGgcattttttgtgcaggacCTGCTTCTTTCAACTCTTTTCGGTGATTAA
- the LOC103702473 gene encoding protein DEHYDRATION-INDUCED 19 homolog 4-like isoform X1 has translation MDSDLWISRLAAAKRHYSRQHHQNSQSDRFLLDDFEMEEEVRPDFPCPYCYEDHDITSLCAHLEDEHLFESKIAPCPICSAKVSRDMLNHITLQHGHLFKLQRRRRLRRVAIPNSQALSLLGRDLREAHLQVLFGTGGHCSGSTNASTAVTDSLISSLVLNFPTTEVEEAVKSSVPTAEDTYIKKVTPSQTWKSSFDSSLSYEERERRRKQANARAFFVQDLLLSTLFGD, from the exons ATGGATTCGGATCTCTGGATTTCTCGCCTCGCCGCCGCCAAGAGGCACTACTCGCGCCAGCACCACCAGAACTCCCAATCAG ATCGTTTCTTGCTCGATGATTTTGAGATGGAAGAGGAGGTCCGGCCGGATTTCCCGTGCCCGTACTGCTACGAGGATCACGACATCACGTCTCTGTGTGCCCATTTGGAAGACGAGCATCTTTTTGAGTCCAAAATCGCC CCCTGCCCCATTTGCTCTGCTAAGGTTTCAAGGGACATGCTGAATCATATCACCCTGCAACATGGTCATCTGTTCAAG TTGCAGAGACGTCGAAGATTACGTAGAGTTGCTATTCCTAACAGCCAGGCACTTTCTTTGCTGGGGAGAGATCTACGAGAGGCTCACTTACAGGTGCTTTTTGGAACTGGGGGCCACTGTTCTGGCAGCACGAATGCATCGACCGCAGTTACTGATTCACTTATTTCTTCGCTTGTTTTGAATTTCCCTACTACTGAAGTAGAGGAAGCTGTAAAATCTTCTGTTCCCACTGCAGAGGATACTTATATCAAAAAAGTTACACCTTCACAAACATGGAAATCAAG TTTCGATTCTTCTCTGAGTTatgaggagagggaaagaaggcGGAAACAGGCAAATGCTAGGgcattttttgtgcaggacCTGCTTCTTTCAACTCTTTTCGGTGATTAA
- the LOC103702576 gene encoding D-amino-acid transaminase, chloroplastic-like isoform X1, with product MGSSSNSSSDQKPAVEDEGGADFRLPVYSSGSEVLAKLQEKWKSVEKQPYPAMYSSIFGGITLDPATMVIPIDDHMVHRGHGVFDTAMLMDGYLYELDTHLDRFLRSASEAKITSPFPRETLRSILIQMTAASKCQKGSIRYWLTAGPGDFLLSSEGCPGPAFYAVVIDDDYSQCKEGVKVITSTVPMKPPLFATMKNVNYLPNVLSKMEAEDKGAFASIWVDERGYIAEGPNVNVAFISKCKELLLPSFDKILSGCTAKRLLALAPKLVEKGLLKSVNTGEITINEAKDSAEMMYVGSGLPILPITEWDDHPIGDGQVGELTLALSDLLWEDMIAGPERVRVPYEQVCAA from the exons ATGGGCAGCTCCTCCAACTCCTCTTCCGACCAGAAACCAG CAGTGGAAGACGAGGGGGGGGCCGATTTCCGCCTTCCGGTTTACTCGTCGGGTTCCGAG GTGTTGGCGAAGCTGCAAGAGAAATGGAAGTCTGTGGAAAAGCAACCATACCCTGCAATGTATTCTAGCATTTTTGGTGGAATTACTCTTGATCCGGCCACGATGGTTATTCCGATTGATGATCACATGGTTCATAGAGGACATGGAGTCTTCGATACTGCTATGCTTATGGATGG ATACTTATATGAACTAGATACCCATTTGGACCGATTCTTGAGGTCTGCATCAGAAGCAAAGATTACTTCTCCTTTCCCTCGTGAAACTTTGCGGAGCATACTTATTCAAATGACAGCAGCATCAAAGTGTCAAAAGGGCTCGATCAGATACTGGTTGACAGCAGGTCCTGGAGATTTCTTGCTATCATCAGAAGGCTGTCCAGGACCTGCATTCTATGCTGTAGTCATCGATGACGACTACTCTCAGTGCAAGGAAGGCGTGAAAGTTATTACATCCACTGTACCAATGAAACCTCCTTTGTTTGCTACCATGAAGAATGTGAACTATCTTCCCAATGTTCTCTCCAAAATGGAAGCAGAAGACAAGGGTGCCTTTGCCTCGATATGGGTCGACGAGCGAGGGTATATTGCAGAGGGCCCTAATGTTAATGTTGCATTCATAAGCAAGTGCAAAGAGCTGCTTCTTCCCTCATTTGATAAGATCCTTAGTGGGTGCACTGCCAAGAGGCTTCTAGCACTGGCACCCAAATTGGTGGAGAAGGGACTTCTTAAAAGTGTGAATACCGGAGAAATAACAATTAATGAAGCGAAAGATTCAGCTGAAATGATGTATGTGGGAAGTGGGCTTCCCATATTACCTATCACTGAATGGGATGATCACCCCATTGGAGATG GACAAGTTGGAGAACTAACGCTTGCGCTCTCTGATCTGCTTTGGGAGGATATGATCGCGGGTCCAGAAAGGGTCCGCGTTCCATATGAGCAAGTCTGTGCAGCTTAA
- the LOC103702576 gene encoding D-amino-acid transaminase, chloroplastic-like isoform X2, giving the protein MGSSSNSSSDQKPVEDEGGADFRLPVYSSGSEVLAKLQEKWKSVEKQPYPAMYSSIFGGITLDPATMVIPIDDHMVHRGHGVFDTAMLMDGYLYELDTHLDRFLRSASEAKITSPFPRETLRSILIQMTAASKCQKGSIRYWLTAGPGDFLLSSEGCPGPAFYAVVIDDDYSQCKEGVKVITSTVPMKPPLFATMKNVNYLPNVLSKMEAEDKGAFASIWVDERGYIAEGPNVNVAFISKCKELLLPSFDKILSGCTAKRLLALAPKLVEKGLLKSVNTGEITINEAKDSAEMMYVGSGLPILPITEWDDHPIGDGQVGELTLALSDLLWEDMIAGPERVRVPYEQVCAA; this is encoded by the exons ATGGGCAGCTCCTCCAACTCCTCTTCCGACCAGAAACCAG TGGAAGACGAGGGGGGGGCCGATTTCCGCCTTCCGGTTTACTCGTCGGGTTCCGAG GTGTTGGCGAAGCTGCAAGAGAAATGGAAGTCTGTGGAAAAGCAACCATACCCTGCAATGTATTCTAGCATTTTTGGTGGAATTACTCTTGATCCGGCCACGATGGTTATTCCGATTGATGATCACATGGTTCATAGAGGACATGGAGTCTTCGATACTGCTATGCTTATGGATGG ATACTTATATGAACTAGATACCCATTTGGACCGATTCTTGAGGTCTGCATCAGAAGCAAAGATTACTTCTCCTTTCCCTCGTGAAACTTTGCGGAGCATACTTATTCAAATGACAGCAGCATCAAAGTGTCAAAAGGGCTCGATCAGATACTGGTTGACAGCAGGTCCTGGAGATTTCTTGCTATCATCAGAAGGCTGTCCAGGACCTGCATTCTATGCTGTAGTCATCGATGACGACTACTCTCAGTGCAAGGAAGGCGTGAAAGTTATTACATCCACTGTACCAATGAAACCTCCTTTGTTTGCTACCATGAAGAATGTGAACTATCTTCCCAATGTTCTCTCCAAAATGGAAGCAGAAGACAAGGGTGCCTTTGCCTCGATATGGGTCGACGAGCGAGGGTATATTGCAGAGGGCCCTAATGTTAATGTTGCATTCATAAGCAAGTGCAAAGAGCTGCTTCTTCCCTCATTTGATAAGATCCTTAGTGGGTGCACTGCCAAGAGGCTTCTAGCACTGGCACCCAAATTGGTGGAGAAGGGACTTCTTAAAAGTGTGAATACCGGAGAAATAACAATTAATGAAGCGAAAGATTCAGCTGAAATGATGTATGTGGGAAGTGGGCTTCCCATATTACCTATCACTGAATGGGATGATCACCCCATTGGAGATG GACAAGTTGGAGAACTAACGCTTGCGCTCTCTGATCTGCTTTGGGAGGATATGATCGCGGGTCCAGAAAGGGTCCGCGTTCCATATGAGCAAGTCTGTGCAGCTTAA
- the LOC103702577 gene encoding D-amino-acid transaminase, chloroplastic-like isoform X2 has translation MLLIINPQPSMDSVRRLQSSVDGESSPAKAHRNVSLPTCAAAATMNGFSNFISHQQPGEDKGTVDLRVPVYSSSELVEKLQGKIRPEKGHPYRAMYSSFFDGITLDPALMMIPIDDHMVHRGHGVFDTTMLFNGYLYDLDSHLVRFLDSASKAKISSPFPRKTLRSLLIQLAGASKCTAGSLRYWLSAGPGDFLLSPSGCRNSQFYAVVISQNFSECTKGAKVITSTVPMKPPLFAAMKNVNYLPNVHSKMEAEKMGAFASIWVDDQGYIAEGPNANVAFISKRKELLLPLSHKILIGCTAKRLLVLASKLVEKGLLKSVSTRDVTVAEAKDSAEMMFVSSLLPILPIVEWDEQPIGDGLVGELTLAISSVLWEDIISGPETRRVLVPYEQMAAM, from the exons ATGCTGTTAATAATAAATCCTCAGCCGAGCATGGACTCCGTCCGTCGCCTTCAGAGCTCTGTGGATGGGGAGAGCTCTCCAGCCAAAGCCCACCGCAATGTCTCTCTCCCTA CTTGTGCTGCTGCCGCCACTATGAATGGCTTCTCCAACTTCATTTCTCACCAGCAACCAG GGGAAGACAAAGGGACAGTTGATCTCCGCGTTCCGGTCTACTCCTCATCTGAG TTGGTCGAgaaattgcaaggaaaaataaGACCAGAGAAAGGGCATCCATATCGAGCAATGTATTCTAGCTTTTTCGATGGAATTACTCTTGATCCTGCACTCATGATGATTCCAATTGATGATCACATGGTTCACAGAGGGCATGGCGTTTTTGATACTACTATGCTTTTTAATGG ATACTTGTATGATTTGGACTCCCATCTGGTCCGGTTCTTGGATTCTGCCTCAAAAGCAAAGATCTCTTCCCCTTTCCCTCGCAAAACACTCCGAAGCCTTCTTATCCAGCTTGCAGGAGCATCAAAGTGCACGGCAGGCTCACTAAGGTACTGGCTGAGTGCTGGTCCTGGGGACTTCTTGCTATCACCATCAGGCTGTCGAAATTCCCAATTCTATGCAGTAGTCATCAGCCAAAACTTCTCCGAGTGCACCAAAGGTGCGAAAGTTATAACATCAACCGTTCCCATGAAACCTCCTCTGTTTGCTGCAATGAAAAATGTGAACTATCTCCCCAACGTTCACTCGAAAATGGAAGCAGAAAAGATGGGTGCCTTTGCCTCCATCTGGGTTGATGACCAGGGCTACATTGCCGAGGGTCCTAATGCAAATGTTGCATTCATAAGCAAGAGAAAGGAGCTCCTACTTCCCTTGTCTCATAAAATCCTTATCGGTTGCACTGCTAAGAGGCTTCTAGTGCTGGCGAGCAAATTGGTTGAAAAGGGTCTGTTGAAGAGTGTGAGCACTAGAGATGTCACAGTAGCAGAAGCCAAGGATTCAGCTGAAATGATGTTTGTGAGCAGTTTGCTTCCTATACTGCCCATTGTTGAATGGGATGAGCAGCCTATTGGAGATG GACTGGTGGGAGAACTGACcctagccatttcttctgtACTCTGGGAGGACATAATTTCAGGCCCAGAAACAAGGAGAGTGCTTGTTCCTTATGAGCAAATGGCTGCGATGTAG
- the LOC103702577 gene encoding D-amino-acid transaminase, chloroplastic-like isoform X1, which yields MGRALQPKPTAMSLSLVNKPFFSPPFLLCSKLASQLPPPPRLRISSSSSCLPFTACAAAATMNGFSNFISHQQPGEDKGTVDLRVPVYSSSELVEKLQGKIRPEKGHPYRAMYSSFFDGITLDPALMMIPIDDHMVHRGHGVFDTTMLFNGYLYDLDSHLVRFLDSASKAKISSPFPRKTLRSLLIQLAGASKCTAGSLRYWLSAGPGDFLLSPSGCRNSQFYAVVISQNFSECTKGAKVITSTVPMKPPLFAAMKNVNYLPNVHSKMEAEKMGAFASIWVDDQGYIAEGPNANVAFISKRKELLLPLSHKILIGCTAKRLLVLASKLVEKGLLKSVSTRDVTVAEAKDSAEMMFVSSLLPILPIVEWDEQPIGDGLVGELTLAISSVLWEDIISGPETRRVLVPYEQMAAM from the exons ATGGGGAGAGCTCTCCAGCCAAAGCCCACCGCAATGTCTCTCTCCCTAGTAAACAAACCCTTCTTTTCCCCACCTTTCCTCCTATGCAGCAAACTTGCTTCACAACTACCACCTCCTCCTCGGCTAAggatctcctcctcttcttcctgtcTCCCATTTACAGCTTGTGCTGCTGCCGCCACTATGAATGGCTTCTCCAACTTCATTTCTCACCAGCAACCAG GGGAAGACAAAGGGACAGTTGATCTCCGCGTTCCGGTCTACTCCTCATCTGAG TTGGTCGAgaaattgcaaggaaaaataaGACCAGAGAAAGGGCATCCATATCGAGCAATGTATTCTAGCTTTTTCGATGGAATTACTCTTGATCCTGCACTCATGATGATTCCAATTGATGATCACATGGTTCACAGAGGGCATGGCGTTTTTGATACTACTATGCTTTTTAATGG ATACTTGTATGATTTGGACTCCCATCTGGTCCGGTTCTTGGATTCTGCCTCAAAAGCAAAGATCTCTTCCCCTTTCCCTCGCAAAACACTCCGAAGCCTTCTTATCCAGCTTGCAGGAGCATCAAAGTGCACGGCAGGCTCACTAAGGTACTGGCTGAGTGCTGGTCCTGGGGACTTCTTGCTATCACCATCAGGCTGTCGAAATTCCCAATTCTATGCAGTAGTCATCAGCCAAAACTTCTCCGAGTGCACCAAAGGTGCGAAAGTTATAACATCAACCGTTCCCATGAAACCTCCTCTGTTTGCTGCAATGAAAAATGTGAACTATCTCCCCAACGTTCACTCGAAAATGGAAGCAGAAAAGATGGGTGCCTTTGCCTCCATCTGGGTTGATGACCAGGGCTACATTGCCGAGGGTCCTAATGCAAATGTTGCATTCATAAGCAAGAGAAAGGAGCTCCTACTTCCCTTGTCTCATAAAATCCTTATCGGTTGCACTGCTAAGAGGCTTCTAGTGCTGGCGAGCAAATTGGTTGAAAAGGGTCTGTTGAAGAGTGTGAGCACTAGAGATGTCACAGTAGCAGAAGCCAAGGATTCAGCTGAAATGATGTTTGTGAGCAGTTTGCTTCCTATACTGCCCATTGTTGAATGGGATGAGCAGCCTATTGGAGATG GACTGGTGGGAGAACTGACcctagccatttcttctgtACTCTGGGAGGACATAATTTCAGGCCCAGAAACAAGGAGAGTGCTTGTTCCTTATGAGCAAATGGCTGCGATGTAG
- the LOC103702474 gene encoding nicotianamine aminotransferase 1-like has protein sequence MDNGGGGGAGGQRWRFGPNEVLASSANVSIRGVLTRVMANIQEGGPRPVIPLGHGDPSVFPCFRTTPVAEDAIVSAVRSAKYNCYCPTVGVLPARCAIAEYLSRDLPYKLSPDDIFLTEGCTQAIEVIISVLARPGANILLPRPGFPFYESRCAFSGLEVRHFNLVPQRSWEVDLESVEALADENTVAMVVINPGNPCGNVFTYQHLAKVAETASKLGIMVIADEVYDHSAFGKNPFVPMGVFGEIVPVLTLGSISKRWVVPGWRLGWIATSDPNGVLKETKIVDGILNFLNISSDPATFIQGAIPHILEFTKDDFFNKIIDILRQTADICYEKIKEIGCITCPHKPEGSMFVMVKLNLSHLEDINDDVDLCNKLAKEESVIIAPGSALGMKNWLRITFAIDPSSLEDGLDRLKSFCQRHAKQIK, from the exons ATGGACAACGGCGGCGGGGGAGGAGCCGGGGGCCAGCGATGGCGGTTCGGGCCCAACGAAGTCCTCGCGAGCTCCGCCAACGTGAGCATCCGCGGTGTCCTCACCAGGGTCATGGCCAACATCCAGGAGGGCGGGCCGAGGCCGGTCATCCCGCTCGGCCACGGCGATCCCTCGGTGTTCCCCTGCTTCCGGACCACCCCGGTCGCCGAGGACGCCATCGTCTCCGCCGTCCGTTCCGCCAAGTACAACTGCTACTGTCCCACTGTCGGCGTACTTCCTGCCAGATG TGCGATTGCTGAATACCTGTCCCGCGATCTTCCTTACAAGCTGTCTCCAGACGACATCTTCCTCACCGAGGGTTGCACCCAAGCAATTGAGGTCATAATCTCTGTTCTTGCACGCCCTGGTGCAAACATCTTGCTCCCAAGACCTGGGTTCCCATTTTATGAGTCACGTTGTGCCTTTAGTGGATTAGAGGTCCGGCATTTTAACCTTGTCCCACAAAGGAGCTGGGAAGTCGATCTTGAATCTGTGGAAGCTCTTGCGGATGAGAATACTGTTGCTATGGTTGTCATTAACCCTGGTAATCCTTGTGGTAATGTGTTTACATATCAGCATTTGGCTAAG GTTGCAGAAACTGCTAGTAAACTTGGTATAATGGTTATCGCCGATGAGGTTTATGACCATTCCGCCTTTGGAAAAAATCCTTTTGTGCCAATGGGAGTGTTCGGGGAGATTGTTCCGGTCCTTACCTTAGGGTCTATATCAAAGAGATGGGTAGTGCCTGGCTGGCGACTTGGCTGGATTGCAACGAGTGATCCCAATGGTGTTCTAAAAGAAACAAAG ATTGTCGACGGTATTTTGAACTTTCTGAATATTTCATCAGATCCTGCAACCTTTATCCAG GGGGCGATTCCTCATATCCTTGAGTTCACAAAGGATGATTTCTTTAATAAGATCATTGATATATTAAGGCAAACAGCAGACATATGCTACGAGAAAATAAAGGAGATTGGGTGCATTACTTGTCCCCATAAACCAGAGGGCTCCATGTTTGTGATG GTAAAGCTGAATTTGTCTCATTTGGAGGACATCAATGATGATGTTGACCTCTGCAATAAGCTGGCCAAAGAGGAATCGGTGATAATAGCACCAG GTAGCGCCCTAGGGATGAAAAATTGGCTCCGCATTACTTTTGCCATAGACCCATCTTCTCTCGAAGATGGTCTTGATAGGCTGAAATCCTTCTGCCAGAGGCATGCAAAGCAGATCAAGTGA